One Kaistella polysaccharea DNA segment encodes these proteins:
- a CDS encoding rhodanese-like domain-containing protein: protein MSIEEILKAGNYHLIDVREPMELEMDGEIEEAVNIPLGEIESRKEEIENLEGPKIFFCRSGNRSGKAVEYFKSQGLSDVYNGGGYQDMSRNLENK, encoded by the coding sequence ATGTCAATAGAAGAAATTTTAAAAGCAGGAAATTACCATCTAATCGACGTTCGTGAACCTATGGAACTGGAAATGGATGGTGAAATTGAAGAAGCCGTAAATATTCCTTTAGGAGAAATTGAAAGCCGTAAAGAAGAGATAGAAAATCTCGAAGGTCCAAAAATCTTCTTTTGCAGAAGTGGGAACAGAAGTGGGAAAGCCGTAGAGTATTTCAAATCGCAGGGACTTTCGGATGTTTACAATGGCGGCGGTTATCAGGACATGAGCCGAAATCTGGAGAATAAATAA